Proteins found in one Acidobacteriota bacterium genomic segment:
- a CDS encoding DUF177 domain-containing protein, protein MRLELSHIRLPETEIAKVFDPADLPGEGEEYRVIAPVDLRVTIHKDHDRFRLVGTVKTELGLECSRCVEPFVLPVDREFDLRFLPSTAVDAAKDEDDETEVEVEEDDVSITYYRDEQIDLIELLREQFYLALPMKPLCTPACKGICPQCGTNRNLAACDCNPQMEDTRMDVLKTLITKRKHDDA, encoded by the coding sequence ATGCGCCTCGAACTGTCCCATATCCGTCTGCCCGAGACCGAAATTGCCAAGGTCTTCGATCCGGCCGACTTGCCGGGAGAGGGCGAGGAGTACCGGGTGATCGCCCCGGTGGACCTTCGGGTCACGATCCATAAGGATCACGACCGGTTCCGTCTGGTGGGCACCGTCAAGACCGAGCTCGGGCTGGAGTGCAGCCGGTGTGTCGAGCCGTTTGTGTTGCCGGTCGATCGCGAATTCGACCTGCGGTTCCTGCCCTCAACGGCAGTGGATGCCGCGAAGGACGAAGACGACGAGACCGAAGTCGAGGTCGAAGAAGACGACGTCTCGATTACGTACTATCGGGACGAGCAGATCGACCTGATCGAGTTGTTGCGGGAACAGTTCTACCTGGCCTTGCCGATGAAGCCGCTGTGCACGCCGGCATGCAAGGGGATCTGCCCGCAATGTGGGACCAACCGTAATCTCGCCGCCTGCGATTGCAATCCGCAGATGGAAGATACACGGATGGATGTTTTGAAGACGTTGATCACGAAGCGAAAGCACGACGATGCCTAA
- the fabD gene encoding ACP S-malonyltransferase — MIACLFPGQGSQAVGMGKALADQFPICANTFAEADAALGESLSGLIFNGPAEQLQLTANTQPAILTMSVAVWRLLAERGLAPAFVAGHSLGEYSAHVAAGTLAFADAVRLVRNRGSYMQQAVPVGQGAMAAILGLDEAGVNQACLEAAQGEVVSAANLNSPGQIVIAGSAAAVARAGEYAKQLGAKRAIPLPVSAPFHCALMKPAEERLAPELRAAASHDPRIPVVANVDAEPKRTAADAIEALIRQVSSPVRWENVIQRLASEGVTRYVEVGPGKVLSGLVKKIVPGATILNVEGPEDLAAIGGLL, encoded by the coding sequence GTGATTGCCTGCTTGTTTCCCGGGCAGGGCTCGCAGGCGGTCGGCATGGGCAAGGCGCTGGCCGATCAGTTCCCCATTTGCGCCAACACGTTTGCCGAGGCCGACGCGGCACTCGGCGAGTCCCTCAGCGGGCTGATCTTCAACGGTCCCGCGGAGCAATTGCAGCTGACGGCCAACACGCAGCCGGCCATCCTGACCATGAGCGTGGCCGTCTGGCGTTTGCTCGCCGAGCGCGGCCTGGCGCCGGCCTTTGTTGCCGGCCACAGCCTGGGCGAGTATTCAGCGCATGTCGCGGCCGGGACGCTGGCGTTCGCCGATGCCGTGCGCCTGGTCCGTAACCGTGGCAGCTACATGCAGCAAGCCGTGCCGGTGGGGCAGGGCGCCATGGCCGCCATTCTCGGCCTCGACGAGGCGGGCGTGAACCAGGCGTGCCTCGAAGCGGCCCAGGGCGAGGTGGTCAGTGCGGCGAACCTGAACAGCCCCGGCCAGATCGTGATTGCCGGCTCGGCCGCGGCGGTCGCCCGCGCCGGCGAGTATGCCAAGCAGCTCGGCGCCAAGCGTGCCATTCCGTTGCCGGTCAGCGCGCCCTTTCACTGCGCGCTGATGAAGCCGGCGGAAGAACGGCTCGCGCCTGAACTGCGCGCCGCCGCGTCACACGACCCGCGCATTCCGGTCGTGGCCAACGTCGACGCGGAGCCGAAACGCACCGCCGCCGATGCGATTGAGGCGTTGATCCGGCAGGTATCGTCGCCGGTACGGTGGGAAAACGTCATCCAGCGTCTTGCGTCGGAAGGCGTCACCCGATATGTTGAAGTAGGTCCGGGGAAAGTGTTGAGCGGTCTCGTGAAGAAGATCGTCCCGGGCGCCACCATTCTGAACGTCGAGGGTCCCGAAGACCTGGCGGCGATCGGGGGATTACTCTGA
- the fabG gene encoding 3-oxoacyl-ACP reductase FabG, whose protein sequence is MRQFDGKIAIVTGASRGIGRAIALRLANGGATVLCVARGTNADATAAEITAAGGTAFAHGLDVTDAAAVEALLKGAVERHGRLDILVSNAGITRDQLMLRMKRADWDDVLATNLTAAFTLCQAALRPMIKQRSGRIVAISSVVGQMGNAGQANYAASKAGLIGFCKALAREVASRQVTVNVVAPGLVETDMTRAITEAAKTDWSSQIPLGRLGSPDDIAAAVGFLASDDAAYITGQVLAVNGGMYM, encoded by the coding sequence CTGAGACAGTTCGACGGCAAGATCGCGATCGTGACGGGTGCGTCGCGCGGCATCGGCCGGGCGATCGCGCTGCGCCTGGCCAACGGCGGCGCCACCGTGCTGTGCGTGGCGCGCGGCACGAATGCCGACGCCACCGCGGCCGAGATTACGGCGGCCGGCGGCACGGCGTTCGCGCACGGTCTCGATGTCACCGATGCGGCCGCCGTCGAGGCGTTGCTCAAGGGCGCGGTCGAGCGGCACGGGCGGCTCGACATCCTCGTGAGCAACGCCGGCATCACCCGCGACCAGTTGATGCTGCGCATGAAGCGCGCCGATTGGGACGACGTGCTGGCGACCAACCTGACGGCGGCGTTTACGCTGTGCCAGGCGGCGCTCAGGCCGATGATCAAGCAGCGCAGCGGCCGGATCGTCGCCATCAGCTCGGTCGTCGGGCAGATGGGCAACGCCGGGCAGGCCAACTACGCGGCGTCAAAAGCGGGGTTGATTGGGTTTTGCAAGGCCCTGGCGCGTGAAGTCGCGTCGCGCCAGGTGACGGTGAATGTGGTGGCGCCAGGGTTGGTCGAGACCGACATGACGCGCGCGATCACCGAGGCGGCCAAGACCGACTGGTCGTCGCAAATTCCGTTGGGCCGGCTCGGCTCGCCGGACGACATTGCGGCGGCGGTTGGCTTCCTGGCATCCGACGATGCAGCGTATATTACTGGTCAGGTTCTCGCCGTCAACGGCGGGATGTACATGTAG
- a CDS encoding electron transfer flavoprotein subunit beta/FixA family protein yields the protein MKIAVCIKQVPTREWQPRLNDDQTWVREQDVSYEMNEPDAYALEESLRLREKHGGEVVVCSAGPSRVQQVIREALARGADRALHVEDDSLGAADAYTAAAALAPAMAEQQFDLILTGLQSDDQGHAQFGPVLAEKLGMPHSTIIMEVLVDGANLKVKRELEGGWFQHVAMPLPALLTIQSGINQLRYATLKGIMAAKKKEIVKVAAPAGLSPRLKVVALSAPQKSKQTVMIGGSPAEAAKELVKRLREEARVL from the coding sequence ATGAAAATAGCAGTCTGTATCAAGCAAGTGCCGACCCGCGAGTGGCAGCCGCGTCTGAACGACGACCAGACGTGGGTCCGCGAGCAGGACGTCAGCTACGAAATGAACGAGCCCGATGCGTATGCGCTCGAAGAGAGCCTGCGCCTGCGGGAGAAGCACGGCGGCGAGGTCGTGGTGTGCTCTGCCGGTCCCAGCCGCGTGCAGCAGGTGATTCGCGAGGCGCTGGCGCGCGGCGCCGACCGCGCGCTGCACGTCGAAGACGACTCGCTCGGCGCGGCCGATGCGTATACGGCCGCCGCGGCGCTGGCGCCGGCCATGGCCGAACAGCAGTTTGATCTGATCCTGACCGGGCTGCAGTCCGACGACCAGGGGCACGCGCAGTTCGGCCCGGTGCTGGCCGAGAAGTTGGGCATGCCGCACTCGACCATCATCATGGAAGTGCTCGTGGATGGGGCGAACCTGAAGGTGAAGCGCGAACTCGAAGGCGGCTGGTTCCAGCACGTGGCGATGCCGTTGCCGGCGCTCCTGACGATCCAGAGCGGCATCAACCAGCTGCGCTACGCCACGCTCAAGGGGATCATGGCGGCCAAGAAGAAAGAGATCGTCAAGGTGGCGGCGCCTGCGGGCCTGTCGCCACGGCTCAAGGTCGTGGCGCTCAGCGCGCCGCAGAAGTCGAAGCAGACCGTGATGATTGGGGGCTCGCCGGCGGAAGCCGCGAAAGAGCTCGTCAAGCGGCTGCGCGAAGAAGCGAGGGTCCTGTGA
- the fabF gene encoding beta-ketoacyl-ACP synthase II, whose translation MSRRVVVTGVGLVSPVGMGAQANWDALCAGKSGIGPITRFDATAFSTRFAGEVKNFDPLQFIEKKELKKMDIFIQFAVAASQYAMDDARLVITPEVADRVGVFIGSGIGGFTTIEREHAAYLAGGPRKISPFFIPSSIINLASGQVSIRYGAKGPNLATCTACTASAHAIGDSYEIIRRGAADAMISGGAEAAVCPMGVGGFAALRALSTRNDDPAKASRPFEKDRDGFVLGEGAGILVLEELEFAKRRGATIYAEMVGYGMSGDAYHMTAPSEDGDGAFRVMNAAIASAGIRPDQVNYVNAHGTSTPHNDRIETTAIKRVFGEHARKLAISSTKSMTGHLLGAAGGLEAGITALSVRHQTAAPTINLEQADEGCDLDYVPHTARPMTIDYALSNSFGFGGTNGALLMKRYVE comes from the coding sequence GTGAGCAGGCGAGTCGTAGTGACCGGCGTGGGCCTGGTGTCGCCGGTCGGCATGGGCGCTCAGGCGAACTGGGACGCGCTATGCGCGGGCAAGAGCGGCATTGGCCCGATCACGCGCTTCGACGCCACCGCGTTCTCGACGCGGTTCGCGGGCGAAGTGAAGAATTTCGATCCGCTGCAGTTCATCGAAAAAAAGGAACTGAAGAAGATGGACATCTTCATTCAGTTCGCCGTGGCGGCGTCGCAATACGCCATGGACGATGCGCGGCTGGTGATTACGCCCGAGGTCGCCGACCGCGTCGGCGTGTTCATCGGCTCAGGCATCGGCGGGTTCACCACCATCGAGCGGGAGCACGCGGCGTACCTGGCCGGCGGCCCGCGCAAGATTTCTCCGTTCTTCATCCCTTCGTCGATCATCAACCTGGCCTCGGGCCAGGTGTCGATTCGCTACGGCGCCAAGGGGCCTAACCTCGCGACCTGCACCGCCTGCACGGCGTCGGCGCATGCGATTGGCGACTCCTACGAGATCATCCGGCGCGGCGCGGCCGACGCGATGATTTCCGGCGGCGCGGAAGCGGCCGTGTGCCCCATGGGCGTCGGCGGCTTTGCCGCGCTGCGCGCGCTGTCGACGCGTAATGACGACCCGGCCAAGGCCAGCCGCCCGTTCGAGAAGGACCGCGACGGCTTCGTCCTGGGCGAGGGCGCCGGCATTCTCGTGCTCGAAGAACTCGAGTTTGCGAAGCGCCGCGGCGCGACGATTTATGCCGAGATGGTCGGCTACGGCATGTCGGGCGATGCGTACCACATGACCGCGCCATCCGAAGACGGCGATGGCGCGTTCCGGGTGATGAATGCGGCGATTGCCTCGGCCGGGATTCGTCCCGACCAGGTCAACTACGTCAACGCCCACGGCACCTCGACGCCGCACAACGATCGCATCGAGACGACCGCGATCAAGCGCGTGTTCGGCGAGCACGCGCGCAAGCTGGCGATTTCATCGACCAAGTCGATGACCGGCCACCTGCTCGGCGCGGCCGGCGGCCTCGAGGCCGGCATCACCGCGCTGTCGGTGCGTCACCAGACGGCGGCGCCCACCATCAACCTGGAGCAGGCCGACGAGGGCTGCGACCTCGACTACGTGCCGCACACGGCGCGGCCCATGACGATCGACTACGCCCTGTCGAATTCGTTCGGCTTCGGGGGGACCAACGGCGCGCTGTTGATGAAGAGATACGTTGAATGA
- the rpmF gene encoding 50S ribosomal protein L32, producing the protein MPNPKRRHSKTRGRKRRTHDALKATTPGLCPQCSEPKAAHRVCAYCGFYRARQVRPVNND; encoded by the coding sequence ATGCCTAATCCAAAACGCAGACACTCCAAGACCCGCGGCCGTAAGCGCCGCACTCACGACGCGCTCAAGGCCACCACGCCCGGCCTGTGCCCGCAGTGCAGCGAGCCCAAGGCCGCTCACCGCGTGTGCGCGTATTGCGGTTTCTACCGCGCGCGCCAGGTGCGTCCGGTCAATAACGACTAA
- the plsX gene encoding phosphate acyltransferase PlsX, which yields MRIAVDAMGGDHAPGRPVEGALAAARYLGLGIDLVGRAGEIRAELQRHPDAETLDVRVVDAPDVVDMAESPAHALRRKPRASIRVAAELVASGEAAALFSAGHTGACVVAAHGAFGMLPGVDRPALAPTVPTRQGSAVLLDVGATVACRPAHLLQFAHMGAVYAKTGLGVARPRIGLLSIGEEETKGNELTREAHQLIKASALRFIGNVEARSIFSGDADVIVCDGFTGNVALKLSEGLVEMVEELLGEELQSTFSSQMGYLLSRRAFRRFRKRVDYSEFGGAPLLGVAGVCIVGHGRSSVKAVRNAVAMASRMAEHQMVEQLRHEMATFAVTQS from the coding sequence ATGCGCATCGCGGTTGACGCGATGGGCGGCGATCACGCGCCCGGGCGCCCGGTCGAGGGCGCCTTGGCCGCCGCGCGGTACCTCGGCCTGGGCATCGATCTGGTCGGCCGCGCCGGCGAGATCCGCGCCGAGCTTCAACGCCATCCCGACGCCGAGACCCTGGATGTGCGCGTCGTTGACGCGCCAGACGTGGTCGACATGGCCGAATCGCCGGCCCACGCCTTGCGCCGCAAGCCGAGGGCCTCGATCCGTGTCGCCGCCGAGCTGGTGGCCTCGGGCGAGGCCGCGGCGCTGTTTAGCGCCGGGCACACCGGGGCGTGCGTGGTCGCGGCGCATGGCGCGTTTGGCATGTTGCCGGGTGTCGATCGGCCGGCCCTGGCGCCGACCGTGCCGACCCGGCAAGGGTCGGCGGTGCTGCTCGATGTCGGGGCGACGGTGGCGTGCCGCCCAGCCCACCTGCTGCAGTTTGCCCACATGGGCGCGGTCTACGCCAAGACCGGACTGGGCGTGGCGCGACCTCGCATCGGGCTGTTGTCGATCGGCGAGGAAGAGACGAAGGGCAACGAGCTGACGCGCGAGGCGCACCAGCTGATTAAGGCCTCGGCGCTTCGGTTCATCGGCAACGTCGAGGCGCGCAGCATCTTCTCGGGGGATGCCGACGTGATTGTGTGCGACGGGTTTACTGGGAACGTCGCCTTGAAGTTGAGCGAAGGCCTGGTCGAGATGGTCGAAGAGCTGCTCGGCGAGGAACTGCAGAGCACGTTTTCGAGCCAGATGGGGTACCTGCTCTCGCGGCGCGCGTTCCGGCGGTTTCGCAAGCGCGTGGACTACTCGGAGTTCGGCGGCGCGCCGCTGCTCGGCGTCGCCGGCGTGTGCATCGTCGGGCACGGCCGGTCGTCGGTGAAGGCGGTTCGTAACGCCGTGGCGATGGCGTCACGCATGGCAGAGCATCAAATGGTGGAGCAGCTTCGACACGAGATGGCTACTTTTGCGGTGACTCAGTCGTGA
- the acpP gene encoding acyl carrier protein, which translates to MAVADKVKSIIVEQLGVDEEEVTPDASFVDDLGADSLDTVELVMAFEEEFGIEIPDEEAEKITRVKEAVDYIESHAKKK; encoded by the coding sequence GTGGCCGTTGCCGACAAGGTGAAGAGCATTATCGTGGAGCAGTTGGGTGTGGACGAGGAAGAAGTCACCCCGGATGCTTCGTTCGTGGACGACCTGGGCGCCGACTCGCTCGATACCGTCGAGCTCGTGATGGCGTTCGAGGAAGAATTCGGCATTGAGATTCCTGACGAGGAAGCGGAGAAGATCACGCGCGTCAAGGAAGCGGTCGACTACATCGAGTCGCACGCCAAGAAGAAGTAA
- a CDS encoding electron transfer flavoprotein subunit alpha/FixB family protein → MILVIAEQQQGKLNRASWEAIAAAQQLAGAAMPVKVAVAGQGVAAVAAELAQAAVAEVLTVEHAALAIYTPDGFVQALQQVIAQVAPAYVFFSHTYQTRDFSPTLATRMDRALITDVTAIKAVGGATAFSRPMFQGKLVADVVPQGEGPFLISIQIGAFRADAAAKGSAPAPIAAAAITIDESKIRQKPEAPFQEAKQAVDLSQAERIVAVGRGIKAVENIAIAEQLAKAFGAELAASRPICDNGWLPMERQIGSSGQTVAPKLYVALGISGAIQHLVGMKGSRVIVAINKDAEAPIFEVADYGIQGDLFELAPAIIAELQKG, encoded by the coding sequence GTGATTCTGGTCATTGCGGAACAACAGCAGGGCAAGCTCAATCGCGCGAGTTGGGAAGCCATTGCTGCGGCGCAGCAACTGGCCGGCGCAGCGATGCCGGTGAAGGTGGCCGTGGCGGGGCAGGGCGTGGCGGCGGTTGCGGCGGAGCTGGCGCAGGCGGCCGTCGCCGAAGTGCTGACCGTCGAGCACGCGGCGCTGGCCATCTACACGCCCGACGGGTTCGTCCAGGCACTGCAGCAGGTGATTGCGCAGGTCGCGCCGGCCTACGTGTTCTTCTCTCACACCTACCAGACGCGCGACTTCTCGCCAACCCTGGCGACGCGCATGGATCGCGCACTGATTACCGACGTGACCGCGATCAAGGCGGTGGGTGGCGCGACCGCGTTCTCGCGGCCGATGTTCCAGGGCAAGCTCGTGGCCGACGTGGTGCCGCAGGGCGAGGGCCCGTTCCTGATCAGCATTCAGATCGGCGCGTTTCGCGCCGACGCGGCCGCGAAGGGCAGCGCCCCGGCGCCGATTGCCGCGGCGGCGATCACGATCGACGAGTCGAAGATTCGCCAGAAACCCGAAGCGCCGTTCCAGGAGGCCAAGCAAGCGGTAGACCTGTCGCAGGCCGAGCGCATTGTCGCGGTCGGACGGGGCATCAAGGCAGTCGAGAACATTGCCATCGCGGAACAGCTGGCGAAGGCCTTCGGCGCCGAGCTGGCGGCCTCGCGGCCGATTTGCGACAACGGCTGGCTGCCCATGGAACGCCAGATCGGCAGCTCGGGCCAGACCGTGGCCCCGAAGCTGTATGTCGCGCTGGGAATCTCCGGCGCGATTCAGCACCTCGTCGGCATGAAGGGCTCACGCGTGATCGTCGCCATCAACAAGGACGCCGAGGCGCCGATCTTCGAAGTGGCCGATTACGGCATCCAGGGTGACCTGTTCGAGCTCGCGCCGGCAATCATCGCGGAGCTTCAAAAGGGCTGA